From a single Lactococcus carnosus genomic region:
- the alaS gene encoding alanine--tRNA ligase — MKKMTSQEVRQMFLDFFKSKGHVIEPSVSLVPVNDPTLLWINSGVATLKKYFDGSVIPENPRITNAQKAIRTNDIENVGKTARHHTMFEMLGNFSIGDYFRKEAIEWGFELLTSSEWFEFPVEKLYMTYYPADMDSYNRWIEVGVSPDHLIPIEDNFWEIGAGPSGPDTEIFFDRGEAFDPENIGLKLLAEDIENDRYIEIWNIVLSQFNANPSVPRSEYEELPHKNIDTGMGLERMVAVIQGAHTNFETDLFMPIIRQIEQLSGKTYDPYGDSMSFKVIADHIRSLSFAIGDGALPGNEGRGYVLRRLLRRAVMHGRKLGINDTFLYKLVKVVGDIMQSYYPEVLEKREFIEKIVTREEETFARTIDAGSKLFDEVITKLKAEKQATLDGADIFKLYDTYGFPVELTEELAEDAGFKIDHAGFEAAMKAQQERARAAVVKGGSMNKQSEVLTALTVTSEFSYTAQKLSSPLTAIVQDDKRVKTAKGLAQAVFAETPFYAEMGGQVADHGVIMDQAGVVVATVTDVQKAPNGQPLHTVEIVTELFENETYTLAIDLKRRNSVIKNHTATHLLHAALHTILGNHATQAGSLNEVDFLRFDFTHFSAVTADELTEIERQVNEEIWNAIDVLTVETDVATAKEMGALALFGEKYGKTVRVVTIGDYSVELCGGTHVGNTSEIGLFKIIKEEGIGSGTRRIIALTGQKAFEAFKDQEAVLKDIQGLVKSPQASQTVAKVESLQADLKETQKNLESLSAKMASAQSDELFQNVATANGITYIAAKVAAKDAGSLRSLADIWKQKNSSDVLVLVAQIGEKANLLVASQSGDVKAGNLVKALAPFIDGRGGGKPDMAMAGGTNPAGITELLEQVGANL; from the coding sequence ATGAAAAAAATGACCTCACAAGAAGTACGCCAAATGTTCCTTGATTTTTTCAAGTCAAAAGGACATGTAATTGAACCGTCTGTTAGCTTAGTGCCAGTGAATGATCCAACTTTGCTTTGGATTAACTCAGGTGTGGCGACGCTTAAAAAATATTTTGATGGCTCTGTTATCCCTGAAAATCCACGGATTACCAATGCTCAAAAAGCGATTAGAACAAATGATATCGAAAATGTTGGGAAAACTGCACGTCACCATACCATGTTTGAGATGTTAGGCAATTTCTCTATCGGTGATTATTTCCGTAAGGAAGCAATCGAATGGGGCTTTGAATTATTAACAAGCTCTGAGTGGTTTGAGTTTCCAGTAGAGAAACTCTACATGACATATTATCCAGCTGACATGGATTCTTATAATCGTTGGATTGAAGTTGGTGTATCTCCGGATCACTTGATTCCGATCGAAGATAACTTCTGGGAAATCGGTGCAGGCCCAAGTGGTCCCGACACAGAGATTTTCTTTGACAGGGGTGAGGCATTTGATCCAGAAAATATCGGTCTTAAGTTACTAGCTGAGGATATCGAAAATGACCGCTATATCGAAATTTGGAATATCGTGTTAAGCCAATTTAATGCCAATCCAAGTGTGCCACGTAGTGAGTATGAAGAACTACCGCATAAAAATATTGATACGGGCATGGGGCTGGAGCGTATGGTTGCGGTTATTCAAGGCGCACATACTAACTTTGAAACAGATTTATTTATGCCAATCATCCGCCAAATAGAACAACTTTCAGGTAAAACGTATGATCCTTATGGTGATAGCATGAGTTTCAAAGTGATTGCGGACCATATTCGTTCGCTCTCATTTGCCATTGGTGATGGTGCTTTACCAGGTAATGAAGGACGCGGATATGTTTTGCGCCGTCTTTTACGTCGTGCTGTGATGCATGGTCGTAAACTGGGGATTAACGATACTTTCTTGTATAAACTCGTTAAAGTTGTTGGCGATATCATGCAATCTTATTATCCAGAGGTTTTGGAAAAACGTGAGTTTATCGAGAAAATCGTTACGCGTGAAGAGGAAACATTTGCTCGGACGATCGATGCTGGTAGTAAATTATTTGATGAAGTCATCACTAAACTCAAGGCTGAAAAACAAGCAACACTTGACGGTGCAGATATCTTTAAGCTTTATGATACCTATGGTTTCCCAGTTGAATTGACTGAGGAACTAGCAGAAGATGCTGGGTTCAAAATTGACCACGCTGGTTTCGAAGCGGCGATGAAAGCCCAACAAGAACGAGCAAGAGCTGCGGTCGTAAAAGGTGGCTCTATGAACAAGCAGTCAGAAGTACTGACAGCCTTAACTGTCACATCTGAATTTTCATATACAGCGCAAAAATTGTCATCACCTTTAACAGCTATCGTGCAAGATGATAAGCGTGTTAAAACGGCTAAGGGCCTAGCACAAGCTGTATTTGCTGAAACACCATTTTATGCTGAAATGGGTGGACAAGTAGCTGACCATGGTGTGATCATGGACCAAGCTGGTGTTGTTGTGGCGACAGTGACGGATGTTCAAAAGGCGCCAAATGGTCAACCTTTGCATACTGTTGAAATAGTGACTGAACTGTTTGAAAATGAAACGTATACACTTGCTATCGATCTCAAGCGCCGTAATAGCGTGATTAAAAATCATACAGCAACACATTTACTTCACGCAGCGCTGCATACTATTTTAGGTAATCATGCGACCCAAGCTGGCTCACTAAATGAAGTTGATTTCTTACGATTTGACTTCACGCATTTCTCAGCTGTTACTGCTGACGAACTGACTGAAATAGAGCGTCAAGTGAATGAAGAAATCTGGAATGCTATTGACGTCTTAACAGTTGAAACAGATGTTGCGACTGCTAAAGAAATGGGTGCGCTAGCCCTCTTTGGTGAGAAATATGGAAAGACTGTACGTGTGGTAACGATTGGCGACTACTCAGTTGAACTGTGTGGTGGGACTCACGTTGGCAATACCAGTGAAATCGGCCTATTCAAGATTATTAAAGAAGAGGGAATCGGTTCTGGTACGCGTCGTATTATCGCCTTAACAGGTCAAAAAGCATTTGAAGCCTTTAAAGATCAGGAAGCGGTTTTAAAAGATATTCAAGGTTTAGTCAAATCTCCGCAAGCGTCACAAACGGTTGCCAAGGTAGAAAGCTTGCAAGCAGACCTTAAAGAGACACAAAAAAATCTTGAGAGTCTGTCTGCTAAAATGGCTTCAGCCCAATCAGATGAACTCTTCCAAAATGTCGCAACAGCTAATGGCATCACCTATATTGCTGCGAAAGTGGCAGCAAAAGATGCTGGTAGCCTACGTAGTTTAGCAGATATTTGGAAACAAAAGAATAGTTCAGATGTCTTAGTACTTGTTGCGCAGATTGGTGAAAAAGCGAATCTGTTAGTAGCAAGTCAAAGTGGCGATGTTAAGGCAGGAAATCTAGTCAAAGCGCTGGCACCATTCATTGATGGTCGTGGTGGCGGTAAACCTGATATGGCCATGGCTGGCGGAACAAACCCTGCAGGTATTACTGAATTACTCGAACAAGTCGGTGCTAATCTTTAA
- a CDS encoding LURP-one-related/scramblase family protein has translation MTSYHIKQKLWSLGGEFEIKDSFGNPAYSVAGSFFKIPKYFTVNKPDGTQVSKITKVMFQFLPKFDVLLSDGSGFRIAKALTLFKPRYHIEDLGLDIQGNFWDMNFDLIKNDVVVAQISQEWFKLTSTYNIDIYDDRYADIVISLVIAIDYVKEQESHASSSSST, from the coding sequence ATGACAAGCTATCACATCAAACAGAAATTATGGTCACTCGGTGGTGAATTTGAGATTAAAGATAGTTTTGGGAATCCAGCCTATTCTGTAGCAGGCAGCTTTTTTAAGATTCCTAAGTACTTTACAGTCAATAAACCAGATGGCACACAAGTGTCGAAAATTACAAAAGTCATGTTTCAGTTTTTACCAAAATTTGATGTCTTGCTTTCGGATGGTAGTGGATTTAGAATTGCTAAAGCACTCACCTTGTTTAAACCCAGATACCATATCGAAGATTTAGGACTTGATATTCAAGGTAATTTTTGGGATATGAATTTTGACCTGATAAAAAATGATGTCGTTGTGGCCCAAATCTCTCAAGAATGGTTTAAGCTTACTTCAACCTACAACATCGATATATATGATGACAGATATGCCGATATTGTCATCTCTTTAGTCATTGCCATCGATTATGTCAAGGAACAAGAGTCGCATGCGTCTAGTTCCTCATCAACTTAA
- a CDS encoding peptidyl-prolyl cis-trans isomerase, which produces MNFKKIGVVVATGLTVITLASCGKNDANSDIVTMKGDTIRVTDLYAQTKEYPTTGASTLLQNMTFNKIFEKEFGKKVSDKEVAKEFDTQKASLGTNFASALQQAGYTESSYKDSIRSQLLLKAAVVDKIEFTDAAYKSAFETYHPEVSALILPEKSADDAKAKIADAQKSPDDFDKAAKAQKGDLKFDSASTSVPKEVMAAAFKLKDGEVSAEPITVMDPQTGASSFYVVKMVKNADKGTDWKKYKKELKAVITTTKQNDTQFVNSIITKYLKEYNVKVKPKEFANTFAAFESTTDSSKAKK; this is translated from the coding sequence TTGAATTTTAAAAAAATTGGTGTTGTTGTTGCAACAGGACTTACAGTCATCACACTTGCTTCTTGTGGGAAAAATGATGCAAATAGCGATATTGTAACGATGAAAGGTGATACGATTCGTGTTACTGATCTTTATGCACAGACAAAAGAATATCCGACAACTGGGGCATCAACATTATTGCAAAATATGACATTTAACAAAATTTTTGAAAAAGAATTTGGTAAAAAAGTGTCAGATAAAGAGGTTGCTAAAGAGTTCGATACACAAAAAGCATCACTTGGTACAAACTTTGCATCTGCTTTACAACAAGCTGGCTATACAGAAAGCTCTTATAAAGATTCAATTCGCTCACAACTCTTGTTAAAAGCAGCAGTTGTCGATAAGATCGAGTTTACTGATGCTGCCTATAAATCAGCATTTGAAACGTATCATCCAGAAGTTTCAGCCTTAATCTTACCTGAGAAATCAGCAGATGACGCTAAAGCAAAAATTGCTGATGCACAAAAATCACCAGACGATTTTGATAAAGCAGCTAAAGCGCAAAAAGGTGATTTGAAATTTGATTCAGCTAGCACATCAGTACCAAAAGAAGTGATGGCTGCTGCATTTAAACTAAAAGATGGTGAAGTTTCTGCTGAACCAATCACGGTTATGGATCCCCAAACAGGTGCCTCTTCTTTCTATGTTGTGAAGATGGTGAAAAATGCTGATAAAGGGACTGACTGGAAGAAATATAAAAAAGAACTTAAAGCAGTCATTACAACGACTAAACAAAATGATACGCAGTTTGTAAATAGTATCATTACAAAATACTTAAAAGAATACAATGTAAAAGTGAAACCTAAAGAATTTGCTAATACATTTGCAGCTTTTGAGTCAACAACAGATAGTTCAAAAGCAAAAAAATAA
- a CDS encoding O-methyltransferase, with protein sequence METISNSEHDATSVKSYNQYSNHNMRRPVVKQEIVDFMRHEQKQLTGFLGEMEQFAHDENVPIIPHETVVYFQFLLSALQPKSILEVGTAIGFSALLMAQSAPKATVTTIERNPEMAELARENFKQYDLAEQITLIEGDAIDILSGLPDTYDFAFMDSAKSKYIVFLPEILNRLSVGGSVVIDDVFQGGDVAKPITDVKRNQRGIYRGLHKLFAATLNNPNLTATLVPLGDGMLMIRKDAEDVDLG encoded by the coding sequence ATGGAAACAATAAGTAACTCAGAACATGACGCAACAAGTGTCAAATCCTACAATCAGTATTCTAATCATAATATGCGTAGGCCAGTCGTAAAACAAGAAATTGTTGACTTTATGAGACATGAACAAAAGCAACTGACAGGTTTCTTAGGGGAAATGGAACAGTTTGCTCACGATGAAAATGTACCGATTATTCCACATGAAACAGTTGTCTATTTTCAGTTTTTACTAAGCGCCTTACAGCCTAAAAGTATTTTAGAAGTTGGTACTGCGATCGGTTTTTCTGCCCTTTTGATGGCACAATCAGCGCCAAAGGCAACGGTGACCACGATCGAGCGGAATCCTGAGATGGCCGAGCTAGCCAGGGAGAACTTTAAGCAGTATGATTTAGCTGAGCAGATTACCTTAATCGAAGGTGACGCTATCGATATCCTATCAGGCTTGCCTGACACCTATGATTTCGCATTTATGGATTCTGCTAAATCTAAATATATCGTCTTTCTACCTGAGATACTGAATCGCTTATCAGTAGGTGGTAGTGTTGTGATTGATGATGTCTTCCAGGGTGGAGATGTGGCAAAACCGATAACAGATGTCAAGCGAAACCAACGTGGTATCTATCGTGGCTTACATAAGTTATTTGCTGCAACACTGAACAATCCAAACTTGACAGCAACACTAGTCCCACTTGGAGATGGCATGTTGATGATCCGTAAAGATGCTGAGGACGTTGACTTAGGTTGA
- the pepF gene encoding oligoendopeptidase F, with translation MVKKRDEISDAYKWDLTTIFETDSLFEAELTSVLSEIDDIPKLSGTLIDSAETLLSITELELALMQRVEKLYVYASMKNDQDTTVSLYQEYQAKVTGLYAKFSEAFAFYEPEFMSISQEQFAQFNIDKPKLQAYGHFFAQLFEKKQHVLSSAEEVILAGISEVFGAGAETFEVLDNTDIVFPTVKDDTGQEIQLSHGNYIALMESPKREVRQAAYEALYSVYAQYQHTYAKTLQTNVKAQNFTAKTRHYASARQAAMSNHHIPEAVYDTLVDTVNANLPLLHRYIKLRQELLGIDDLKMYDVYAPLSKTDYKFTYETAVIKTQDTLAILGQDYLDKVKRSFKENWIDVQENKGKRSGAYSGGSYDTNAFMLLNWQDTLDNLFTLVHEMGHSMHSSFTRETQPYVYGDYSIFLAEIASTTNENILTETLLNEVTDVQTRFAILNHFLDGFRGTVFRQTQFAEFEHAIHEADAAGTVLTSAYLNTLYAELNEKYYGLSAQENPEIQYEWARIPHFYYNYYVFQYATGFAAASALADKIVTGSEQDKADYLDYLRAGASDYPLAVMAKAGVDMTSSDYLTDAFKVFEKRLIELETIVKKGEQI, from the coding sequence ATGGTAAAAAAACGTGATGAGATATCAGATGCCTATAAATGGGATTTAACGACAATTTTTGAGACCGATAGCTTATTTGAAGCAGAACTTACGAGTGTGTTAAGTGAAATAGATGACATTCCTAAATTATCTGGGACATTGATTGATTCTGCTGAGACATTGCTTTCAATCACTGAGTTAGAGTTAGCTTTGATGCAACGTGTTGAAAAACTTTATGTGTATGCATCTATGAAAAATGATCAAGATACGACCGTCAGTCTTTATCAGGAATACCAAGCCAAGGTAACAGGATTATATGCAAAATTCAGTGAAGCATTTGCATTTTACGAACCAGAATTTATGAGTATATCTCAAGAACAGTTTGCCCAGTTTAATATTGATAAACCAAAACTGCAAGCCTATGGTCATTTTTTTGCACAGTTATTTGAGAAAAAACAACATGTCTTATCCAGTGCAGAAGAAGTGATTTTAGCAGGGATTTCAGAAGTATTTGGTGCAGGTGCTGAGACTTTTGAAGTGTTGGATAACACAGATATTGTATTTCCGACGGTCAAAGATGATACAGGACAGGAAATACAGTTATCACATGGTAACTATATAGCGCTAATGGAATCACCTAAGCGTGAGGTTAGACAGGCGGCCTATGAGGCGCTATACAGTGTTTATGCCCAATATCAGCATACTTATGCAAAGACGCTACAAACGAATGTAAAAGCACAAAATTTCACTGCTAAGACACGGCATTATGCTTCTGCTCGTCAAGCTGCCATGTCTAATCATCATATTCCAGAAGCTGTCTACGATACCTTGGTTGATACCGTTAATGCCAACCTGCCTTTATTACATCGCTATATCAAATTGCGTCAGGAGTTGCTTGGCATTGATGATCTTAAAATGTATGATGTCTACGCCCCTTTATCAAAAACGGATTATAAGTTTACCTATGAAACAGCGGTGATCAAGACACAGGATACACTAGCTATTTTGGGACAAGACTATCTGGATAAGGTCAAACGTAGTTTCAAAGAAAACTGGATTGATGTACAAGAAAACAAAGGCAAACGATCGGGTGCCTACTCAGGTGGATCTTATGATACAAATGCCTTTATGTTGCTTAACTGGCAAGATACACTAGATAATCTGTTTACACTCGTCCATGAGATGGGTCATAGTATGCATAGTAGTTTTACACGTGAAACCCAGCCTTATGTGTATGGAGACTACAGTATTTTCCTTGCAGAAATTGCGTCAACGACAAACGAAAATATCTTGACTGAGACCTTACTAAATGAGGTGACGGATGTGCAAACCAGATTTGCAATTCTCAATCATTTTTTGGATGGGTTTAGAGGAACCGTCTTTAGACAAACACAGTTTGCGGAGTTTGAACATGCAATCCATGAGGCTGATGCAGCAGGCACAGTACTCACAAGTGCCTATTTAAATACCTTGTATGCTGAGCTGAATGAAAAGTATTATGGTCTTTCGGCGCAAGAAAACCCGGAAATTCAGTATGAATGGGCACGAATCCCTCATTTTTACTATAATTACTATGTCTTCCAATATGCCACAGGATTTGCGGCAGCATCTGCACTAGCGGATAAAATAGTAACTGGTAGTGAGCAGGACAAGGCCGATTATTTGGATTACCTGCGTGCTGGTGCTTCAGACTATCCCTTGGCAGTTATGGCTAAAGCAGGTGTTGATATGACATCATCAGACTACTTGACTGATGCCTTTAAGGTGTTTGAAAAACGCCTGATTGAACTAGAGACGATTGTCAAAAAAGGTGAACAAATTTAG
- a CDS encoding competence protein CoiA, with the protein MLVAINEDRQILNLLDIDRLKMIDLKTQKFRCPVCKGQVYLKHGSVRAPHFAHVSTASCQYTSEHESYQHLSLKKVLYHWFSETEAVQVEQFLKKIQQRPDLLINARIAVEIQCSPLSVNRLRERTNSYHRNGYTVLWLMGEALWLGDYLSELKQHFLYFSESAGFYYWELDFKAKQIRLNYLIHQDLTGKLHYLVKTFAFGSDKLLDILRTPFKKGAKCLKVQVSQDISRYIARKLYYKHPKWLKVQEIYYKNEQNLLNMGNLPNVIFPVGLNRLTYQFEGVALPDYCQLTQDVRPYYRYFIRYHQTKPCGIVYPPRVYSASYQLS; encoded by the coding sequence ATGCTAGTAGCAATAAATGAAGATAGACAGATACTGAATTTATTAGACATTGACCGATTGAAAATGATAGACCTGAAAACGCAAAAGTTCAGGTGCCCAGTATGTAAGGGGCAAGTCTATTTGAAACATGGGTCAGTTAGAGCACCCCACTTTGCACATGTTAGCACAGCATCATGTCAGTATACCTCAGAACATGAGAGCTACCAGCATCTATCTTTAAAAAAAGTATTATATCACTGGTTTTCAGAGACAGAAGCAGTGCAAGTTGAACAGTTTTTAAAAAAGATACAACAAAGACCTGATTTGTTAATCAACGCTAGGATAGCAGTTGAAATTCAGTGTAGTCCCCTATCTGTTAATCGCTTACGAGAAAGGACCAACAGTTACCATCGGAATGGCTATACTGTTTTATGGCTGATGGGAGAAGCACTATGGCTGGGAGATTATTTGTCAGAGCTGAAACAGCATTTTTTATACTTTTCAGAATCAGCTGGTTTTTATTATTGGGAATTGGATTTTAAAGCAAAACAAATCAGGCTGAATTACTTGATCCACCAAGATTTGACAGGTAAGCTCCATTATCTGGTCAAGACGTTTGCTTTTGGGTCTGATAAGCTACTTGATATACTAAGAACCCCTTTTAAAAAGGGGGCGAAATGTTTAAAGGTTCAGGTATCACAAGATATCAGTCGCTATATTGCCCGAAAACTCTATTATAAGCATCCCAAGTGGTTGAAAGTGCAAGAAATATACTATAAAAATGAGCAAAATCTATTAAATATGGGAAATTTACCTAACGTCATATTTCCTGTAGGTCTAAATAGGTTAACTTATCAGTTTGAAGGTGTAGCTTTACCAGACTATTGCCAACTTACCCAAGATGTTAGGCCATATTACCGTTATTTTATAAGGTACCATCAGACCAAACCATGTGGCATCGTCTATCCGCCGCGCGTCTATAGTGCGAGTTATCAACTGTCCTAA
- a CDS encoding Gfo/Idh/MocA family protein, with protein sequence MKKIKYGIVSTAQVVPRFIEGARLSGTGEVVAISSRTLEAAQKFATDYGITKAYGSHDALYGDAEVDVIYIATYNKGHFLEAEKALLAGKHVLLEKPFTLTLAEAETLFAIAKRQHLFLMEAQKSVFLPLTNLIKSVVQSDEIGDILSVNSVTAYASIDHISWFKDLDAGGGTVHFMLPYALSYLQYIFDAKIREYSGISDMVSGESDSQAKVLLKLDNGVLADIFLTTKVGLDKVMTIQGTKGKVVIPEFWRAKSATIYDLGGQVVRHLDAPFESDFVYEVQHVNQLILAGEVASPIMTDEMTLSGVGVMDALYQSWTIDKI encoded by the coding sequence ATGAAAAAAATAAAATATGGTATCGTCTCAACTGCTCAAGTCGTCCCAAGATTTATTGAAGGCGCTCGCTTGAGCGGCACTGGCGAAGTTGTTGCGATATCAAGTCGTACACTTGAGGCTGCGCAAAAATTTGCGACTGACTATGGGATTACTAAAGCTTATGGTAGTCATGATGCGCTCTATGGGGATGCTGAAGTGGATGTGATTTATATCGCAACCTATAATAAAGGGCATTTTCTTGAGGCAGAGAAAGCCTTGTTAGCGGGTAAACATGTTTTACTCGAAAAACCGTTTACGTTGACATTAGCAGAGGCTGAAACCTTATTTGCCATTGCAAAACGTCAGCACCTTTTCTTGATGGAAGCACAAAAATCAGTCTTTTTACCGCTTACGAACCTGATTAAATCAGTTGTGCAGTCAGATGAAATTGGGGACATATTATCTGTAAATAGTGTCACAGCCTATGCAAGTATTGATCATATTAGCTGGTTTAAAGACCTTGATGCAGGTGGTGGCACGGTTCATTTTATGCTGCCCTATGCCTTGAGTTATTTACAGTATATTTTTGATGCTAAGATAAGGGAATACTCGGGAATTTCAGATATGGTCTCAGGTGAATCTGATAGTCAGGCTAAAGTGCTACTAAAATTGGATAATGGCGTCCTTGCTGATATTTTCTTAACAACAAAAGTAGGTCTTGATAAAGTCATGACGATTCAAGGGACGAAAGGGAAAGTCGTTATTCCTGAGTTTTGGCGTGCCAAATCAGCCACAATTTACGATTTGGGTGGGCAAGTTGTCCGCCATCTCGATGCCCCTTTTGAAAGTGATTTTGTTTATGAAGTGCAACATGTGAATCAGCTGATTTTAGCTGGAGAGGTGGCAAGTCCTATCATGACTGATGAGATGACGCTATCTGGAGTTGGCGTTATGGATGCCTTGTACCAATCATGGACGATAGACAAGATTTAG
- a CDS encoding DUF2834 domain-containing protein, with amino-acid sequence MTYFYGILSIFGLLLPYSQFIPWLLQHGLDFKQLVTAIISTRIGFFAWLDVLVVASVLIGFILSEGSRHKIPHLWLPIIATLLVGPSFGLPLFLLFRHLHVEKISVVASLDDHTNE; translated from the coding sequence ATGACATATTTTTATGGTATATTAAGTATTTTTGGCCTCCTTTTACCCTATTCACAATTTATACCCTGGCTCCTGCAACATGGCCTTGATTTTAAACAGTTAGTTACTGCTATCATCAGCACACGTATCGGTTTTTTTGCCTGGCTTGATGTGCTAGTTGTGGCTAGCGTTCTAATAGGATTCATACTGTCAGAAGGCAGTCGCCATAAGATACCCCACTTATGGCTACCCATTATCGCAACGCTACTGGTAGGTCCATCGTTTGGTCTTCCCTTATTTTTGTTGTTTCGACACCTACATGTTGAGAAAATCAGTGTGGTTGCTTCACTAGATGATCATACAAATGAGTGA
- a CDS encoding formate--tetrahydrofolate ligase, translating to MVKSDIEIAQASPMRVITEIAAKAGIASDAIEQYGNYKAKITFAGLNELEKHDDGKLILVTAINPTPAGEGKSTVTIGLGDALNQLGHQAMIALREPSLGPVMGVKGGAAGGGYAQVLPMEDINLHFTGDLHAITTANNAIAALLDNHIHQGNELNIDPRRIIWKRVVDLNDRQLRQIIGGLGSPINGVPREDGFDITVASEIMAVFCLATSLDNLKARLAKIVVGYTYDREPVTVGDLEVAGAITALLKDALKPNLVQTIEGTPAFIHGGPFANIAHGCNSVLATKAALKAADFTVTEAGFGADLGGEKFLDIKTRELAKHPDAVVIVATVRALKMHGGLAKTDLEAENITALQVGFANLNRHIDNIQHYGLPVVVAINEFVTDTAAEIQALTDLLVTKQVAFSLTQVWAKGGAGGLDLAEKVVAATRKASDFNYLYALTDSIPEKIKAIVTKIYGGASISFSKKAQTQMKAFEKQGWSNLPICMAKTQYSFSDDQTLLGAPEGFDITIRELVPKLGAGFIVALTGDIMTMPGLPKKPAALNMDVDNLGNISGLF from the coding sequence GTGGTAAAATCTGATATTGAAATCGCACAAGCATCACCTATGCGGGTTATTACTGAGATCGCAGCTAAAGCTGGCATAGCTAGTGATGCGATAGAGCAGTATGGTAACTATAAGGCAAAAATTACCTTTGCTGGTCTTAATGAGTTGGAAAAGCATGATGACGGTAAATTAATCTTAGTTACAGCCATTAATCCAACACCTGCCGGAGAAGGGAAGTCGACTGTAACGATTGGCTTGGGAGATGCCTTGAACCAGCTTGGCCATCAAGCGATGATTGCCTTACGTGAACCATCTCTAGGACCAGTCATGGGTGTCAAGGGTGGTGCAGCTGGTGGTGGTTATGCGCAGGTTTTACCGATGGAAGATATCAATCTCCATTTTACTGGTGACTTGCATGCGATTACGACTGCTAATAATGCGATTGCCGCACTATTAGACAATCACATTCATCAAGGAAATGAGTTAAATATTGATCCGCGCCGTATTATTTGGAAACGTGTCGTTGATTTAAACGATCGCCAACTTCGTCAAATTATTGGGGGCCTTGGGTCGCCAATTAACGGTGTACCACGTGAAGATGGATTTGATATCACAGTCGCTAGTGAGATTATGGCGGTTTTCTGTTTAGCAACGTCACTAGATAACCTGAAAGCACGCTTAGCGAAAATTGTCGTTGGCTACACGTATGACCGTGAGCCGGTAACAGTTGGTGATTTAGAGGTAGCAGGGGCGATTACTGCCTTGTTAAAAGATGCCTTGAAGCCAAATCTTGTACAAACAATAGAGGGGACACCAGCCTTTATTCATGGTGGCCCATTTGCTAATATTGCCCACGGTTGTAATAGTGTCTTAGCGACAAAGGCTGCTTTAAAAGCAGCTGATTTTACGGTGACGGAGGCAGGTTTTGGTGCGGATTTAGGTGGTGAAAAATTTTTAGATATTAAGACACGTGAATTGGCTAAGCACCCTGATGCAGTTGTGATTGTGGCCACAGTTCGTGCCTTAAAAATGCATGGTGGCCTTGCCAAAACTGATCTTGAAGCAGAAAATATCACAGCCTTACAAGTTGGTTTTGCTAATCTCAATCGCCATATTGATAATATACAGCATTATGGCTTACCAGTTGTTGTGGCCATCAATGAGTTTGTGACAGATACAGCAGCTGAAATTCAGGCCTTGACTGATCTTTTAGTGACGAAACAAGTTGCCTTTTCTTTAACTCAAGTCTGGGCTAAGGGTGGTGCGGGTGGCCTTGATTTAGCTGAAAAAGTTGTTGCTGCAACTCGTAAAGCAAGCGACTTTAACTATTTATATGCGCTAACCGATTCAATCCCAGAAAAGATAAAAGCCATTGTGACCAAAATCTATGGGGGCGCGTCTATTTCATTCAGTAAAAAGGCACAAACGCAAATGAAAGCATTTGAAAAACAGGGGTGGTCGAACTTACCCATCTGTATGGCAAAAACACAATATAGTTTTTCAGATGATCAAACGCTTTTAGGTGCACCAGAAGGATTTGATATCACGATTCGTGAGCTTGTTCCTAAGCTCGGTGCAGGCTTCATCGTCGCCTTGACAGGGGATATCATGACCATGCCTGGTTTGCCCAAAAAACCTGCTGCCTTGAATATGGATGTTGATAATTTAGGAAATATTTCAGGACTATTCTAA